Genomic window (Arthrobacter sp. StoSoilA2):
TGAAGTCCTGGTGCAGGGCTTCAAGCTGGGGAGCTTCGACGCGACACGGGGCACAGGCCGCGAACCAGAAGTTCAAGACCGTGACTTTACCCTTGAGGTCTTCGGGCTTGACCGTCTCCCCATTGAAGAGTGTCCCCTTGAGCGCCACCGGTGCAGCACGGTCGGCTTTGGCGAACTCGGTGACGGAACCATCCCCGGCCACGTAGTTCTTGTTGTCGCCTTTTCGGGCCTGCTCTGCGAGGGAGTCCTTCTGGGCGCAGGCCGACAGGCCCATGGTAAGTCCTGCCAACAGGACACCACCGGCTGTGAGCACGCCGCGACGCGAAACGTTGTTGTCCATGTGCCTACGCCCCCGGAGTGCTTGCTGCACCGGGAAGGAGCACGGCAGCAGGTTCGCTGTATTCGACCCGCACAATCCTGCCGTCCTCGTCCAGGACCAGGGATGTCAGGGAGGTCAAGGTGCACTCACGCTTACGGGGGTCGTGCGCCAGCCGGCGGCCCTCGGCGGACAGGCGGGTGGACCAGATGGGAAGCTGATGGCTGACGAGGATCGCTTCCGCGCCGTCGCCACCCAGTTCGATCGCCTTGACACGCGCATCTTCAACGGCAGCCATGACGCGTGCGGCCTGCTCTTTGTAGGGCTCGCCCCAGGACGGGCGCAGGGGGTTCCGGAAATAGAGCCAGTGCTTGGGCTTCAGGAATTCGCTGCGCGTGGGGTGGAGTCCCTCGAAGTGGTTCTCTGCTTCGATGATCCTGGGGTCTGTATGGATATCGAGATGGAGCGCCTCGGCAGTGGGCATTGCCGTTTCCTGGGCGCGCGTGAGCGGCGAGGCGACCAAGTGGACAATCCTGGCACCCTCGTTTGCGCGGACGGTGAAGTGCTCGGCCAGCATGCGGGCCATCTCCCGGCCCCGCTCGGAGAGATGGAATTCAGGCAGCCGGCCATAGAGGACGCCATCGGGATTATGGACCTCGCCATGGCGAAGCAGATGGACAGTTGCTTGGGGCATGTTTACCAGTTTCTCAAAGAAGCGGGGCGATCCGAAATCTTCTACCGTCAGTAGAACTCAAAGTTTTCTCAAAATGTTCCGTGGAGTTGGAATAAAAGATGCATATGCATGTTTATACTAGACACGAAGCTCGGTTGACGTTTCAAGTAAATGCATCAACCAGTCCGCCGGGCAAGCAAGCGGTACCTTCCACTACATACAGGAGAAACATCATGATGACCCTTCCCGCCAACGTCACCACCGGCATCTGGACCCTCGACGCTTCTCACAGCGAGATCGGCTTCACCGTCCGCCACGCAGGTATCAGCAAGGTCCGCGGCGTCTTCAAGGATGCCGAAGCAACCCTCGAAGTCGGCGAGACGCTGACGGACTCCAAGGTCAACGCAACCATCCGGACCGCCAGCTTTGACTCCGGCGACGTCAACCGCGACGGCCACGTCAAGGGCGAAGACTTCTTCGATGTGGAGAAGTACCCGGAGATCACCTTCGTCTCCCGCCACGTCAAGGCAAACGGCGACGGCTTCGATCTTGTGGGCGATCTCACCATCAAGGGAGTCACCGAGGAAGTTTCCATCGAAACCGAATTCAACGGCGTCGCAGTGGATCCCTTCGGCAACACCCGTGCAGGCGTCTCCGGCGAAACTACCATCAGCCGCAAGGACTTCGGCCTGACCTGGAACGCCGTGCTTGAGGCCGGTGGCGTCCTGGTCAGCGACAAGGTTGTCATCAACCTGGAACTCGCGTTCATCGCACCGGCAGCTGCCTAGATCCACAGCAGCTTGCACGGGAACTCGTACAGCAGTCCCGAGTAAACGGCGCCCCGTCACAGTTCCGCTGTGGGGGCGCCGTTTCGCATACTCATTCGTCACCCTGCGATTATTCGGCAAACACCCTGTAGTTCACTGCGCGGCAGCTCCGAATTTCCTATGCATCCCTCAACCTGCGGTCTAAAGTGATGCCATGAGTAACCCAGACGAAGCACCACAGCCTCAGCAGCCCGGCGCCCAGCCTCCGCAGCCCGGCAATGTTCCTCCTGCGGGTTACCAACCACCGCAGGGTTACCAACCACCCCAGGGCTACCAGCCGCCGTCGCAACCAGGTCAGTATTCGCAGCCTGGCCAGTACTCGCAGCCCGGGCCAGGCCAGCCCGGACAGGCGGGCGGTTTCCACTTCGAAATGCCCACCGACGGCCCCCGCAACTTCAATGACATCCTTCCCCAAGGTGGTTTCTCGGGCCTCTTCAAGACCATGGGCCTGCCCACCGAGCTCAAAGTGTCGTACTTCATTTGGGTCATCTCGGGACTCCTGGGCCTCCTGTTTGGCCTCATCGGGCTTTTCGCCATCATCGCAGCGTTCGCTTTCATGCCGGGAGTTGCCGCACTCCTGCTGGTTCTCCTGATCATCAGCCTTGCTGTTGCAGCCGCCCAGATAGTCCTTGCCATGAAGATGAAGGAAGGCAAGGAATGGGCACGCCTCGCCCTCACCGTCCTTGCCGCAGTTTCCCTGTTGCTCGCCATCTTCGGCTCCATCAACGCCGGCGGACCCGGTGCAGGCCTGGGTGGCAACTGGTTCGGTTTCCTGGTCAGCGCGGTGGCCGTTGTACTGATGTGGCTGCCGAACTCGCAGCTGTGGTTCAAGGCAGTAAAGGGCGCCGTCTAACCTGCCTGAAGTACCGCCGTCGGGCGCTCATCCAAGCCGCCCTGACAGGTGCACAAGGCCGTGGTGGTCCATTCGACCACCACGGCCTTCATCATGAAGGCGTACGCCATCGTGATGATTTCATCTGAAGCAGGAAATTCCTGCGTGTGATCAACCGCAGCACCGGACCCCGGAGGTACGGTGGAAGCAGAACCAGGCTGGGGGCAGGGTCTTTTTGCTGATCCCGGCAGCCGTACCAGCAGTCGAACAAGCAAAGGAATGCCATGAGCAACCCTCCATACCCGCCGTCCAACGCCGGGGACGCCAAACCGGGCGATCCCAACACAGGTGATAACAAGGGCGACGCCAACAAGCCTGAGCAGCCGGGCCAGCCATCCATGCCACAGTACGGTCAGCCGTCGGCACCGCAGTACGGCCAGCAGACTCCCCAATATGGTCAGCAGCCGAGCGCTCCGCAGTACGGTCAGCAGTCCCCGGCTGCTCCCCAATATGGCCAACCCCCGGCTCCCCAATATGGTCAGCAGGCTCCCCAGTTTGGTCAGCAGTCGCCGCAGTTTGGCCAGCAGTCGCCGTACGGCCAGCAGCCGTCTCCCTACGGTCAGCAGGCCCCGCAATACGGGCAGGACACCAACTGGCCCAGCCAGCAGCCAGGGCCTGCTACGGTTCCCCCGCTGGTCAACATCTCCTTCTGGATGATCATCGCAGCGGGCATCCTGTCCGCCATCAGCTCGCTGATCCTGGCCACCACCGGCTCGGATGCCTTCATCAACTCGATGATCCAGCAGGCTGCACAGCAGGGCACTGAATTCCCGGAAGGCTCCCTGGAAGGCATGCGTGGCGGTATCGTCGTTGCCGCCATCATTGGGGCCATCGTGTCCCTGGGCCTCTACGCCTTGGTTGCATTCCCGGTCCGCAAGGGCAAGAACTGGGCCAGGATCCTGGGCACCGTCTTCGCGGCGATCTCCGTCCTCGGCCTCGCCGGACTGTTCCAGTTCGGTGCTACGTATGGCATCCTGCAGCTCTTGGTGATCCTGCTGGGAGTGGCCGCAATCGTCCTGCTGTACCTGCCGGCGTCGGCTCCCTATTTCCGTAAGCCGCAGCCTTTCGCCAACCCTTACCAGAACCCGTACGGCCGCTAAACCACGGCAGTTCGTTCCACAGCGGGCGCGGACCCGGAAAGGCTAGACAGCCTGACCCGGTGTCTGCGCCCGTTGTGCGTGGTACGCCAGGATCTGCAGCTCGGTGGCCATATCCACCTTGCGGAGGTTCACGTGCGGCGGAACCTGCAGGAGAACCGGAGCAAAGCTCAGGATGCTCCGGATTCCGGCAGCGATGACGCGATCACAGACTTCCTGGGCCACTGTGGCGGGCAATGCCAGCACCACCATGTTGGTGTGGGTGCGTTCCAGGACACGTTCAAGTTCCGCTGAATCGCTGACCCGCAACCAACCCACCTCGTTGCCGATCACCATGGGGTCTGCGTCGAAGATAGCCACGACGTCGAATCCCCGGGACTCGAAGCCGCCATACCGCGCCAGCGCCTTGCCGAGGTTACCGGCACCGACAATTGCGACCTTCCAGTCGTGCGTCAGGCCCAGGGCTGCAGCAATGTGACGGCTCAGGTACTGGACTTCGTAGCCCACCCCGCGGGTCCCGTACGAGCCCACGTAGGAGAGGTCCTTGCGGAGCGTGGAGGAGCTGACGCCTGAAGCCTCGGCCAACGCGTCCGATGACACACGTTCCACGCCTTCTGCCAGGAGCGAGTTGAGCGCGCGCAAATAGAGAGTCATCCGGGCCACAGCCGCGGGCGGGATCTGCTTGGCGGCAGGTTCGTTGTCCCCGCTTGTTGCCCCCGGGGACGGTTCCAGCGCAGTCACGGTTTTCTCCATTGCGTCGCTTGTTGTTCCACTCTATGGCCCTTGGGCGGACTCAACAAAAGCCGGTACTTCCGGGTAACAGAGTCCCGTGGTCCTCAGCCTTCGAGAACTTTTTTCAATGTACGTGTCAAGCGCTGCTCGTCGATCTTCCAAAAGTCGCGCTGGACCCCATCCACCAGCACCACTGGAATTTCCTCCGCGTAACGCTCCTGCAGTTCTGCCTTTCCGTCGATTGCCTGCTCGGTCCACTGGATGCCCAGTGCCGAGGTAACGCGCTCGACGGCGGCACGTGCCTCCGTGCACAGGTG
Coding sequences:
- a CDS encoding TlpA disulfide reductase family protein; the encoded protein is MDNNVSRRGVLTAGGVLLAGLTMGLSACAQKDSLAEQARKGDNKNYVAGDGSVTEFAKADRAAPVALKGTLFNGETVKPEDLKGKVTVLNFWFAACAPCRVEAPQLEALHQDFKDQGVQFFGVNLRDEKATAEAFDKTFNLTYPSFNDKDGAVLLSVSGIVPPGAVPTTLVLDKEGKVASRVLGEIEKSTLKALITSAVAE
- a CDS encoding histidine phosphatase family protein; the protein is MPQATVHLLRHGEVHNPDGVLYGRLPEFHLSERGREMARMLAEHFTVRANEGARIVHLVASPLTRAQETAMPTAEALHLDIHTDPRIIEAENHFEGLHPTRSEFLKPKHWLYFRNPLRPSWGEPYKEQAARVMAAVEDARVKAIELGGDGAEAILVSHQLPIWSTRLSAEGRRLAHDPRKRECTLTSLTSLVLDEDGRIVRVEYSEPAAVLLPGAASTPGA
- a CDS encoding YceI family protein, producing the protein MTLPANVTTGIWTLDASHSEIGFTVRHAGISKVRGVFKDAEATLEVGETLTDSKVNATIRTASFDSGDVNRDGHVKGEDFFDVEKYPEITFVSRHVKANGDGFDLVGDLTIKGVTEEVSIETEFNGVAVDPFGNTRAGVSGETTISRKDFGLTWNAVLEAGGVLVSDKVVINLELAFIAPAAA
- a CDS encoding redox-sensing transcriptional repressor Rex, whose amino-acid sequence is MEKTVTALEPSPGATSGDNEPAAKQIPPAAVARMTLYLRALNSLLAEGVERVSSDALAEASGVSSSTLRKDLSYVGSYGTRGVGYEVQYLSRHIAAALGLTHDWKVAIVGAGNLGKALARYGGFESRGFDVVAIFDADPMVIGNEVGWLRVSDSAELERVLERTHTNMVVLALPATVAQEVCDRVIAAGIRSILSFAPVLLQVPPHVNLRKVDMATELQILAYHAQRAQTPGQAV
- a CDS encoding glutaredoxin family protein gives rise to the protein MAIPDVVLLTKADCHLCTEARAAVERVTSALGIQWTEQAIDGKAELQERYAEEIPVVLVDGVQRDFWKIDEQRLTRTLKKVLEG